One genomic window of Mercenaria mercenaria strain notata chromosome 2, MADL_Memer_1, whole genome shotgun sequence includes the following:
- the LOC128549090 gene encoding sodium-dependent glucose transporter 1-like: MTSETNVKAETGEEKEAQRSGIGKALETGFLVLTLMALSTYVEIYGPTLIDLKKTFDTDYEQVAVAVSGRSVGWFPGSIVAGFLVDKFSGYNHLLIAIGLDIAAAVTVAIPWSPNVTCMWILCFIGGFVEPFLNIATIRILFNIWREKSASFLMLIHLGYGIGSFMVPLYSNPFLADKVFQSSDVNRSYTTIESAASLTNRSTSSEKSSTKENSKVEYPYAISASIVVSVSIAFYFYQIRESRNKKIQSSNDIKLDTNGKDSTAGGNRSFKEMINPATCANGRFWYGSSILLLIVVYFGNNAGGDRMIGNFIRSYAIDHLGFSKDSASALNTTYWFTFSAGRLIFIFLARCLFVRILIIVESGGIAVSSVLLVLFADDSVLSFWILMQIFSFFSAAILPTGIAWTNYHIELTGLGMA; encoded by the exons ATGACAAGTGAAACAAACGTCAAAGCAGAAACGGGTGAAGAGAAAGAAGCACAGAGGAGTGGTATCGGTAAAGCTTTGGAAACCGGATTTCTGGTTCTTACATTAATGGCTCTG TCGACGTACGTAGAAATATATGGACCAACCTTGATAGATCTGAAGAAAACATTTGACACCGATTACGAACAAGTGGCTGTGGCAGTGTCTGGAAGAAGTGTGGGCTGGTTCCCCGGAAGTATTGTGGCCGGGTTTCTCGTGGATAAATTCAGCGGATACAATCACCTGTTGATTGCTATTGGCCTTGACATCGCTGCAGCAGTGACGGTGGCTATTCCCTGGTCTCCAAATGTGACATGTATGTGGATCTTATGCTTCATTGGTGGCTTTGTAGAGCCGTTTCTTAACATTG cCACTATTCGCATCTTGTTCAACATATGGCGAGAAAAGTCAGCATCATTTCTAATGCTAATTCATCTTGGTTATGGTATTGGCTCTTTCATGGTGCCGCTGTATTCAAACCCTTTCCTGGCAGATAAAGTGTTTCAGTCCTCGGATGTGAACAGAAGCTATACTACGATAGAAAGCGCCGCAAGTCTCACCAATCGAAGTACATCTTCGGAAAAATCAAGCACGAAGGAGAACTCAAAGGTTGAATATCCATACGCGATTTCCGCTTCAATCGTTGTTTCTGTGTCAATTGCGTTCTACTTCTACCAGATTCGAGAGTCAAGAAACAAGAAGATACAAAGCAGTAATGATATAAAATTAGACACAAACGGCAAAGACAGCACTGCTGGAGGAAATCGTTCATTTAAAGAGATGATTAACCCAGCTACCTGTGCAAATGGTAGATTTTGGTACGGATCTTCAATTTTGCTTCTTATCGTcgtttattttggaaataatgcCGGGGGAGACAGAATGATTGGCAACTTCATACGCAGCTACGCCATTGATCATCTTGGATTCAGCAAAGACTCTGCATCAGCTTTGAACACAACGTATTGGTTCACATTTTCAGCTGGAAGACTCATATTTATATTCCTTGCACGTTGTTTATTCGTCAGAATTCTGATTATTGTAGAGTCCGGAGGTATTGCTGTCTCCTCTGTTTTGTTAGTGTTATTTGCTGACGATAGTGTGCTGTCATTTTGGATATTAATGCAGATTTTCTCTTTCTTTAGCGCGGCAATCTTGCCTACCGGTATTGCATGGACCAATTACCATATCGAACTCACCGGTCTGGGTATGGCGTAA
- the LOC128548455 gene encoding hatching enzyme 1.2-like: MIIIDAINDVMAGVNRCIQFVPREKQEDFVYISGQERGCWSSVGKRGGNQTVSISRRSGCTSKGIIMHELLHALGIWHEHSRADRDKYIEILQNNIRPDYLRNFKIQNHGKLLTAYDYYSIMHYKTNQFSKCSMSLKTIRVIQPGIDETKVGQREQLSDKDKEKVATLYQCKRIQTHQYSANKGITFRTMMGNQAKAFRAVAGNKINPLGAMFTSPVLNNKAMLHCMYKRYRIFQ; encoded by the exons ATGATCATTATAGATGCAATAAATGATGTAATGGCAGGTGTAAATAGATGTATCCAATTTGTTCCAAGGGAAAAACAAGAAGACTTCGTGTATATCTCTGGGCAAGAGAGAGG TTGTTGGAGCAGTGTTGGCAAGAGAGGTGGAAATCAAACAGTTTCGATTTCACGTAGATCTGGATGCACATCGAAAGGCATAATCATGCACGAATTACTACATGCTCTTGGCATTTGGCACGAGCATAGTCGAGCTGACAGAGACAAATACATAGAAATCCTTCAAAATAATATAAGACCAG ATTATTTGAGAAATTTCAAGATCCAAAACCATGGTAAGCTACTAACCGCTTATGACTACTATTCCATAATGCATTACAAGACCAACCAGTTTTCAAAGTGTTCCATGTCGTTAAAAACAATAAGAGTAATTCAACCAGGAATCGACGAAACGAAAGTAGGACAACGAGAACAGCTCAGCGACAAGGATAAGGAAAAAGTCGCAACGCTTTATCAGTGTAAAAGAATTCAAACACATCAGTATTCAGCAAATAAAGGAATAACATTTAGGACAATGATGGGGAATCAAGCAAAAGCGTTCCGAGCAGTTGCAGGGAATAAAATAAATCCACTTGGTGCAATGTTTACATCTCCAGTATTAAATAACAAAGCAATGCTCCACTGTATGTATAAGAGATACCgcatatttcaataa